The genomic stretch gacagaaatggtagggacctaacagaagcagaagatactaagaagaggtggcaagaatacacagaaaaactgtacaaaaaagatctcaatgacccagataaccatgatggtgtaatcactcacctagagccagacatcctggaatgtaaaatcaagtgggctttaggaagcatcactacgaacaaagctaatggaggtgatggaattccagtggagctatttcaaatcctaaaagatgatgctgtgaaagtgatgcactcaacatgccaacaaatttggaaaactcagcagtggccacaggactggaaaagatcagttttcattccaatcccaaagaaaggcaaagccaaaggatgttcaaactactgcacaattgcactcatctcacatgctagcaaagtaatgctcaaaatcctccaagcaagtcttcaacagtacatgaatcaagaacttccaatggtcaagctggatttaggaaaggcagaggaaccagagatcaaattgccaacatctgttggatcatagaaacagcaagagagttatggaaaaacatctacttctgcttcactgactatgccaaaacctttgactgtgtggatcataacaaactgtgaaaaattcttaaagagatggcaataccaaaccaccttacctgcctcctgagaaatctgtatgcaggtcaagaagcaagagttagaactggacatggaacaacagactggttccaaataggaaaagaagtatgtcaaggctgtatattgtcaccctgcttatttaacttctatgcagagtacatcatgtgaaatgccaggctggatgaagcacagctagaatcaagattgccaggagaaatatcagtaacctcagatatgcagatgacaccactcttatggcagaaagtgatgaggaactaaagagcctcttgatgaaagtgaaagaggagagtgaaaaagctggcttaaaacccaacatttaaaaaactaagatcatggcatctggtccgatcatttcatggcatatagatggggaaacaatagaaacagtgactgactttcttctcttgggctccaaaatcactgcagatggtgactgcagccatgaaattaaaagacgcttgctccttggaagaaaaactatgatcaacctagacagtattttaaaaagcagagacattactttgccaacaaaggtccatctactcaaagctatggtttttccagtagtcatgtatggatatgaaacgtggaccataaagaaagcagagcactgaagaattgatgcttttgaactgtggtgttggagaagactcttgagagtcccttggactgcaaagagatcaaaccagtcaatcctaaaggaaatcagtcctgaatgttcgttggaaggactgatgctgaagctgaagctccaatactttggccactgatgcaaagaactgactcactggaaaagactctgatgttgtgAAAGactaaggcaggaggagaaggggaccacagaggatgagatggttggatggcattaccgactcgatggacatgagtttgagcaagctctgggagttggtgatggacaggaaagactggcatgctgcagtccatgggttgcaaagagtcggacacaactgagcgactagactGAAGTCAGTTGCTAAATACTGCACACATTGTTTGTtcttgttgagttgctaagtcgtgtctgactcattcacaaccccatggactgtagcccaccaggttcctctgtccatgccattTCcccataagaatactggagtgggttgccatttccttctccaggtgatatacccagggatcaaaccaaggtctcctgcattggcaggaagtttctcaactgctgagccacctgagaagcctacaATAAACACTTAATTGTGCTTAAATATAGCCTTCATATCCAAGTGTACTTTACTGGATTCAAATTCTAGGAAAATTGGTTTACGCAAATCCAATTCTTTCCAGTTAGTCAATTCCCCATTCTCCAACCACTCTGTACAAGTGAGTTTTCCTCACAGATGCTGTCTTTGTATTTTCATGTCATTTTCACATATGTATGTGCGTTCCACGTGCTCCAGAGGGCATCCCAGAGAGACAGTATGAAAataggcaaaaggaaaaaaatggttttTTGGAGAACAAAAACTTTAATCTTGCCACTTTAAAGTTCCacaggagagggacttccctagtggtacagtggCCAGGACCCCATGCTCCATTCAATGCAGGGGGGGGTGACGTTTGACCTCTGGTTAGGGAATTATTaatagatcccatatgccacaactaaaagatcccccatgctgcaactaagacctggtacaatcaaataaatactttttaaaaaataaagtaccaCATGAGAATAATAAATGATGTTTCATTGAAAACTGGAAACTAGGTTACTAAAATGAAACCCacaatttttctttaacaaaattttttatgctttaaaaataatttgtctctctccttctttggCACCTCCTTGGGGATCTCAAAgatgaaaattcaaaatattcttcaaaataatgtctcttgGGGGCAGGGGGCAATGCCTCTGACAAGGAGTTTCCCCTTACCTTGGTGCAGTTttacaaaaatcaaaatgaatagCACAAGTGACTCAATGCCAGCAACATTTTCATCTACTTACAGTGCTGTTGTCTGTGATACAACGGTACAAATACGTAGCTGGAACACAGATCTTTGAGAGCTGTTGGCTAAGAGCTGTCCATAACCCACAGGAGCTGACTCATCCACCAGGGGGCATTCAGATGAATGCATCCGACTGCACACAGGGAAAGGTCAGAGTCCTTCATCCTCTTTGGATGCAAAACCCACAGAGAACAGATTCAACTATGAGATGACAGTCACTTAGGTGGAAGAGGTCTTCTCAAACCAATTGGCCTTTTCCTTAGGGCAAACTGAATTTTCTTAGCTGCATTTTCCTGACATTTCAGGTTATTCAAGCGCTTCATTTCATACTCCCTTTCACACTGGAtggctgaaaaataaaacacacgaAGCAATCCAACTGACATTTTTTACCAGGCATAGTTTAGTCCAAAATGAATATTTATCACACAGAAAAATCCACATTCTTGAATACCAAACAAGAAGACAGAGCTACACAGAAGGGAGCCTGGGTGTGAGTGAGCAGATTCAAACACATGTCCAATAATCAAAATAACACACAAAATTTGTAATTTATTAAAGTAGGTCCTACAGAACTTACATTCTGCTGAAGGGAGCAGACCATCCTTAATGGTTTTGCATTTTTTGAGGTGTACACAGCTACCAAATGCAATTTCTTCCAAGAAAGGCAACTTGATGTTGGCTAGTTTCGTGTACCACGTCTGTGTGAGTAGTGCAAGTTCCCAGGGTTCCTGTCTGGGGCATAAATTaactcattcaataaacatttcttgacATTGATGACAGGATATAAATAAGACATTTGTGTTCTCAGTTCCATTTCCCACTAGAGATTTTGGTTTGCAGAGGAGTATTCAGGATTTTCCAGAGTTGCAAATCTAGCCAGGAGAAGGAGCCTTTAATCAACATGTTATAATCTTTCAAtgtagaaatattaatatattgaaaaataacCATAAATTATGATAGGAACTTTAGCTCAAAAAACAGACTCCATGCAGTCAATCCAATCTTTCCATGTCTTTAAAGAGGATGTAGTTAAAAACTGCAAGCTCCAAGTTTTTCTTGGTTGATCAAAAATATGATCACATTAGGGAAGGAACAAATGGAATATTATGAATatggtgcttggcacacagtaaagCTTTGAGTGtgtgatctgatttttttttaattttttagaaatatttatttatttggctgtgctggatcttagttccagcatgcaaactcttagttttggcatgtgggatctagttttctgaccaggaatcaaacccataccccctgcattgggagcatggagtcttagccactggaccaccagggaagtccatgatctgattttaatctttacaacaccATGGAGGTAAGACAAGGGAACAAAGACTCAGAAGTTAACTGAGAACCAGAGCTGAGATGTAACCCAGGTGTGTTTAGAAGTATCAACAGAATCcttagaaaacaggaaaaaggaatgaaatcctaaactacagtatttaaaaataatcacaatgaAATTTTAATGGATTGTTTTATGTATCCTACTTTGGAAGTTTTAAATATCAGCTATGTTTCTCAGTTACAGTCAATGTGAATTCATATGTATGAGGAAAGGGGAAAGACCTGCTTTGGTATAACTAGATGAAATGAGCTTATTACATACATGCCATCTGTCTTCCTCCTCCAGCTTCCTTGTTACTTTATCATCTAATCTTAAGGCGTGACTTGAAGTCTACAATTATTATAAATGCACTTGAACAAGTACACAAAGATGTATTTACAAGACTCCTCAGTGAAGCATTGCTTATCCAAAAAAACTCACAAAATAGTCTTAATGTCTACAAAGAAGAGCCTGGCTAAACTGTAGTACACATATGTAATGAAAGAATGAGGTTTATCTTTATCTATGGATTTGGAAAGATGAGCAATCAAACAGCTAATGTTTATCTAGCACCTACTACATGCTAGATATGCTTTTAATCAgtttacatatataaacacatttaatTGCCATGAAGTAGGCAAGGTGCTATTATACTTATTTTATAGGTTGGGAAGCAGGAACAGAGAAAAATTTACTCAAGGTCACAAGGCTTGGGTTTGAAATTTTCATGCATGTACAGatatatctatgtatacatatataggagtgtgtatatacatatatgtatgcacacatgcatactaCAGGTTTATATAAATGATGTGAATACAGTTGAGACACTGATGGCATTATGGACTAAAAGAACAAAAGTGTTCTAAAATCTAAGACATAAATGTCTAAAATCTACAATTTACTCAAGATCACAAGGCTTGAGTTTGAAATTTCAAATCAGAAAATCAGATTCTAGAATCTGTGCTCACTAGGCTACACAAGATAAAATAGGGGATGGAGCAAAGTTTAATATAATCCCCCATGtgcaaaaatgtgtgtgtatatacatatgtgtgcatatgtgtatcaTATACAAGAGACAGAAATTGTaggaaaacataaaacattttacCTGAGTGGGACTGGGCAGGTGGCATAGGGATGAGAATGGAGATATGAgagataacatttttattttcctttcaaagcttttgaaaataaaaatgtcaaatggTTTTGATCTTCTAAAATTGTTTAACCAAAAAAAGCCCAAAGTGAAAAACTGCCTGAGCaaatgaaagaatctgcctgtaatacagaagACCCCAgtccgattcctgggtcaggaagatcccctggaggagggcatggcaacccactctagtattcttgcctggagaatccccaaggacagagatgcctgggagGCTaccacccatggggtcacagagtcagacacgactgagtgacacagAACACCATTCTATTCCTCTTAACTTAGCTGCTTTTATAAACAGAATGATATCAAATACTTTCTTGTGAGACTGACAGAGAAGACACTAGTTTTGCAAATATTATTCATGATATAAAATGCTATATAGCCAAAACCACAGAATCAGTGCTTTAAATCATTCTCCAAATACAGGAATATCTTTGTTATGAAAATTATGCTTGCAACAATGACTATAGTGGTTATTCGCCTATAGTTCAAGGTCTAAAGTCATACTGAACTAACAGATCTAAGCAGAGTTACAATAATGAGTTTTCCCATAACTCTGGTTTTATAACCCTGTGGatgtctccatttccttcttagAATATTGtcaaaaagtaaaattcaatTGACTCACAATGATAAATGTATCATAGATTGCGGCAGAGAGGTTAAAAAACAAgttcaaaaatttaaaacaaggtaGCACAACAGTACTACAGAGTGAAACTCTCATGTAGTAGCAACCAATGTTCACTATGGGTTTACTATTATTTCAGACAACATACAAGTATCTTACCTACATTACTTCCTTTGTATTCCATACCATGTGGCTTGGTATTGATCTgttcatttcacagatgtggaaGCCAAGGTAcaaagaagttaagtaatttactCAAAGCAGCATGGGCAGCCAGATGCAGAGCCAGGCTTTGAGCCCTGGTTTTcttggtaggttttttttttttttttttgagcagagTTCCTCTTACTAACAATGGgtcattgttggttatccattttaaatacagcagtgtatacatgaAGTATTTCCTAAAGTTAACTATCCCTTAGTTAAAATAGTTAAGATAGTTCTTAATTATCCCCCTTCAACTCCCCCACcgcagcaaccataagttcattttctaagtctgtgagtctctgttttgtaaatttatttctttttagattccgtGTATAAGGACAGTCACACacatttctcctcctctgtctgacttacttcactcggcatgacactctctaggtccatccatgttgctacaaatggcattatttcattctttttaatggctgagtatatatggaccacatcttctttatccattcctctttcaatggatatttagattgtttccatgtcttggctattgtaaatagagctgcagtgAACAGGGGCATGCACGTAtactttcagatcatgtttttctctggatatatgcccaggagtcagACTGcaggattatatggtagttctatttttagttttttatggaacctccatactgttctccacattgactgtaccaatttacatttccagagCCCCAGTCTTTTTGATTGGAAAGCCCATATTGTCCATTTACTACCCACCAAACACACAGAATTCAAAACTGACTCTCTGTACCAGTTAATCTAGTATTCTGTTAAGATGTATCAGACACCAAGGCATTTTTAGTTAGATTCACACTATCTAAAGAGGTATTTTAAGGTTGTTGTCAGTAGTAAAAAATGTTGCTTTGGAGTAGGAAAACTCAGACTTCAATCCTTGTCACTCCCTTActacatgactgagggactttgaTCATATTACCAAATTTTAGTCTTCTCATTTGAAATGTTTTGTTGTAAAAAACCAAGTAAGAATACTTAACAATCCTTAtaaaatcattttcctttctaaaaatcagtatcaaaaaaaaaaaaaatcagtatccaGGCACCAGAAAATGCCTCATACAGTCCAGTATCTCACCGGGAACATAAGGATGTCCAGTACTTTTAACAAGGACACCCCTCCCCTACCCTGAGTCAGTGCTTACCTGATAAAAATACTTACACTTTATAACAATTGCACCGCAAAAGCTTTTCTACTCCATTCTTTCTTTGCAAGCCATAAGCCATGGTGAATTATTGCAGTCCAATTTCCTAACACAGGTGCCTGATGTAATGACTCAGATATTCTTGTTCACTTTGCCTGAAATGATTGCAACGCACCTAATTAAGATAAAGTGTTCACTTGACTATTTTAATATCCAAATAATAAaaagatccagaaaaaaaaaagtctgaatctAAGAACCTCCCTAACCGATGTTCATGAACTGAAcctcttttctcttctattttccacAAACTCGTTTTATCACTTCTTGCCACATTAGGAGAAAATGCCAGGTAAACAGCATCAGCATTCTGGCCCCGTACTCTGTCCTTGCCTAAAGCCTGCCAAATGGGCTGAAAAAACCTCAACAGCAAAACGTGTCTCAAACGTGACAGTGTTAAGCCACAAAGCACGGGTGGGCACAGGGACTTTCCGTCCTCCATCCTTTTAAAGAATGCAGACCTTCCTCCCAGGTTTTCCCTTCTGCGCTTAAAATGTGACCCACTTCATGCACCACTCCCATGCCTCCTCTAGCTCAGGCTTCGGGATGGGTATCCTCCCCGCTGGATGCGCGGATCCCGGGAGGACCCGGGTCCTCCAGAGCCCGGGGTAGGGAGGAGAGATgaagaggggagggaagagggggtgAAGAcgag from Capricornis sumatraensis isolate serow.1 chromosome 7, serow.2, whole genome shotgun sequence encodes the following:
- the C7H4orf36 gene encoding uncharacterized protein C4orf36 homolog; this encodes MAYGLQRKNGVEKLLRCNCYKVQEPWELALLTQTWYTKLANIKLPFLEEIAFGSCVHLKKCKTIKDGLLPSAESIQCEREYEMKRLNNLKCQENAAKKIQFALRKRPIGLRRPLPPK